One genomic window of Cydia strobilella chromosome 11, ilCydStro3.1, whole genome shotgun sequence includes the following:
- the LOC134745669 gene encoding zinc finger CCCH domain-containing protein 15 homolog: protein MPPKKAPAAASKKTEQKKKEKVIEDKTFGIKNKKGAKQQKFIQQVEKQVKSGGIHPAGPMQDKKKDKEQKLKEAKELAALFKPVQTQKVEKGTDPKSVVCAFFKQGQCTKGDRCKFSHDLTIERKAEKRSLYVDMRDDDTMDNWDEDKLKEVVEKKHGDDKQRPTTDIICKHFLEAVERSKYGWFWECPSGGRCIYRHALPPGFVLKRDKKKMEEKKNEISLVDLIERERAALGANQTKITLETFLAWKKKKIKEKQDNTAALEEQKRSDFKAGRACGLSGREMFSFDPALAADDDADDDDGDAVLAAYGADDDDDDDAIEYKEITFDGIGMEASEVDDTGTKATSDRLQQLSAGLSNGDARAEGEEEEEEGAAEEGEGEEAGAVPINENLFLDDELDEELQGLDLDD from the exons ATGCCTCCGAAGAAAGCGCCCGCTGCTGCGAGCAAGAAGACGGAGCAGAAGAAGAAGGAGAAAGTGATTGAG GACAAAACATTTGGTATCAAGAACAAGAAAGGCGCAAAACAGCAAAAGTTCATCCAACAG GTAGAGAAACAAGTTAAGAGTGGTGGCATCCACCCCGCGGGGCCTATGCAAGACAAGAAGAAGGACAAGGAACAGAAACTAAAGGAAGCGAAGGAGCTGGCTGCACTCTTCAAACCCGTGCAGACACAGAAGGTGGAGAAAG GTACGGACCCCAAGTCAGTGGTGTGTGCATTCTTCAAGCAGGGCCAGTGCACCAAGGGCGACCGCTGCAAGTTCTCCCATGACCTCACTATTGAGAGGAAG GCTGAGAAACGGTCCCTGTACGTGGACATGAGGGATGACGACACCATGGACAACTGGGACGAGGACAAGCTCAAAGAAGTCGTTGAGAAGAAGCACGGAGACGACAAGCAGCGACCCACTACTGACATT ATCTGCAAGCACTTCCTGGAGGCCGTGGAGAGGTCCAAGTACGGATGGTTCTGGGAGTGTCCGTCCGGCGGACGCTGCATCTACCGCCACGCGCTGCCGCCCGGCTTCGTGCTGAAGCGGGACAAGAAGAAGATGGAGGAGAAGAAGAACGAGATATCGCTAGTGGACCTGATAGAGAGGGAGAGGGCCGCGCTGGGGGCTAATCAGACGAAGATTACGTTGGAGACGTTTTTGGcgtggaagaagaagaaaattaaGGAGAAAcag GACAACACGGCGGCCCTGGAAGAGCAGAAGCGCTCCGACTTCAAGGCGGGGCGCGCGTGCGGGCTCTCCGGCCGCGAGATGTTCTCCTTCGACCCCGCGCTGGCCGCCGACGACGACGCCGACGACGACGACGGCGACGCCGTGCTCGCCGCGTACGGcgccgacgacgacgacgacgacgacgccATCGAGTACAAGGAGATTACCTTTGACGGGATCGGCATGGAGGCTTCCGAG GTGGACGACACGGGCACCAAAGCGACCTCTGACCGCCTCCAACAACTCTCCGCGGGACTCAGCAACGGCGACGCGCGGGCGGAgggggaggaggaggaggaggagggggCGGCGgaggagggggagggggaggagGCGGGAGCCGTGCCCATCAACGAGAACCTGTTCCTCGACGACGAGCTGGACGAGGAGCTGCAGGGGCTGGATCTGGATGATTGA